Within the Streptomyces vilmorinianum genome, the region ATCACCACCCGCCCTTGCCCCGGGTACGTAAGCAGAGGCTCCACATACGACCAGGTGAAGGTCCGGTCGTCTTCGAGGTGCGCCTCCCCCCAGTGAATGGAGTGGATACCCTCCCCCCGGGCTGCGGTGAAGAAGACGGAGACCAGCTTGGTACTGCGTCCGAGCTCCTCGAATGCCTCGTGGAGTTTGTCGTACTCCGCTGTCGTCGGAACGTCCTCCAGCGGGAAGAGCCCTTCCCGTGGTTCAGGACCGTGCGCTGTCAGCAGGCGCTTTCGCTGAGCCGAAACATCGGCCCGCAGCCGGGCACGATCGAGAGGGATCGGCCGGTCGGAATACTTGAAGGGAAAGAGGGCCCACCCGTTGATGACCGCAAAGTCGTAGCTGCGCAACTCACGGACCGTGCCCCCGAGGGCAAGTGCTTCGTCCGCGAGCTCTTCCAGTACGGCCTCGGCCAGGACGTTCCCATACGGCCCGCGCTTCTTGAGCTCGGCCTTGTCGTGCACGGCCCTCGCCCTCTGGTGGGCACGCGCGAGCCGCTTCGGGATCCCTGCGACAAGCCCACTCGCCCGCTTCCCGAACCGCTCCCGCGCCCAGCGCGACGGCGTCGCGGCGGCTCGGTTGTTTCCGTTGCTCTCTGTGTCCCCACCCACGGCTCTCCCCCCGCCCTCGATCCGCTCTCACTTGTGTGACATGGGGATGAGACGGGGGCAAGGATGCAATTTCAGCCTTGGGGATGGAGCCGCGGCGCCAGAGTTGCTGCCTGTTCCTACGGCCGTTCGGTCTCGGAAGGCCTCGAGCCGTCGCCAGGGTCACCATCGCCCTTGGGAGGATGCGACGACCGCCCCGGCTCGACGAACGTCTCGAGAAGGATCGGCACCGCCTCGTCCGGGATCCGGAAGCCAGTGGCCCATGAGGGCTCCGTCGCCGAGCCGTAGATGGTGTGGAGCAGGAAGGACTCCTCGCCCGTCAGCAGACCCTGGTCTTCCAGCTCCCTCGCCACGGTGCTGATAGGCCGGGTGAATCCCTTGAGCTGCCGGTCGTCGGGATAGCCGGCCAGGTCGTACACGGTCGCCCGGTCTACGAAGCCGCCGTTCGCCGCGGCTGCGATGATCACCTTCGCGTGCGCCGGGTAGCGCACACGAAGGTGCTCGACGAAGGTTCCGAGGGACTGCCGGGTCCAGCCGGTCTCGACCGTCGTGTCTTCGCGGTCTGCCTCACGGAGCTGTTCCAGATCGTCGACGGAGTCCTTGTCGACATCGAGCCCGTCGAGCAACTCTTCAGCCCAGGTGAGCAGTTCGGCTGGGGTCAGCATGTACAGCTGTGCGCCCGCGTGCTCGCGCAGCTCGACCAACAGCTCGGCTCGGGGGCGAGCGGGGATGTCGCCGTCCCTCGGGTGCCACCAGTCCTTCTTGACGTCGCCGGTGACCAGCAGTACGTCGCCTTCGTGGTTCTGCGCCTCCTTGAGGAGCTGCACCCAGAGGAGATAGTCGCCGGCCGCGCGCTCCGGCGGCTTCGTCTTGAAGTCCTCGTATCCGGGAGGGATCTCTTCATCCGCTCGCTTCTGCGCTGCCTGGACCGCTTTGTCGTACTCGTCGGTCGGCAGCGGCTCCCCGATACGGCCTTGCAGGAGCGGCTCCAGCTCGGCCAGTACGGGGTCGCTGTGCGTCTCGGCCGTGCCCAGCAGAGCGTCCCGCTCGGCCTGCGCGTCGATGATCTCCCGCAGTCCGTCGATCGCCTCGGCCAGGGTCTTCAGCCCGGCGTCGATACGCAAGGTGACACCCTCGTCCTGCTTCAGCCGCACGTCCTTCATCCACCGATCGACGGCGTCGTGCGCGGACCTGCGGGCCTTGTCCAGGGCGAGCGAGGTCTCCTTCGCCCGGGTGCTGTGGTGATGGCGGATCGACTTCAGCTCGCGGTTGCGCCAGAACTCGGTGAGCACCTGATGCGGGACCCAGAGTCGGTCGCGGAGCTTGGAGAGGACAGCGAAGGTGTCCTGCCGGGTGCGGACGTTCGAGCGGTAGAGGTTGAGCAGCACGTTGGTGTCAAGGACGACCATGCCGGACTGGAAGACCCGCTCGTAGTCGCTCCTGAGCGGGGTGCGGTGAGCGCCGTCGCAGTCGAAGATCCCGCGCCCGGTGGTCCGACCCTCCGGGTTGTCCTTGTACCCCATACTGCTGCGCATTCCCCTCGTTGTCCCGGTACATGCCCGGGGCATAGGAGGCATGGTCCCAGGGTCGGCCGTGATGCGGGAGTGCTGTCTCGGCCAAATCCGACCTGGAGTGAAGTCTGATCACGGAGGTGTGGAGTGTTACGTACGGGGTGGGTGTCTCGGCGCGCGACGGGGAGGGCGATTCCGGGGCAGCGGGGTGGTGCTGGCTCCGGCGGGCAGCAGGACGACGCGGCTCCGACGCTGTCGCCGCTGCCTGTTGAGCCGTTCAACCGGCGAGTCGAGGTGCTGGTGGCGGTGATTGACAGCCCGGACGAGACGGGGCTGTCGACGCAGTTGCTGGAGGCGCAGGGGTGGTCAGTACGGCCATGGGTACCCGGCGACGGAGAAGGGGACGCGCTGGGGAGTGGGCGGCGGGGGCTGCTGGTGGAGGTGCGCCTGCACGGGGCACGGTTCGGGGCGGTGCAGGCGGCGGTCTCGGAGATCGAAGGGCTGGCTCGGCGGCACCAGGCGGGGATGTGGGTGGTGGATGCGACGCTGATCGAGCACGAGCTGGCCGTGGACCATCGGACGGTGTTTCACGCCTACCGCAGTCGCCAGGCATCATCGGCCGTAGGTACCGAGGAGCCAGGCTCCGGGAGTCGCGTCCTTGCATGGCGCACGTTGTTCGGCATGGTGACGACTGTCCGCATCGTCAAGCAGGCTGGACACCCGTCTCTCGAGGCGGTTGCTGTGCGCTTGGGGCGCGGAGCACTCACCGGACGCCCTTACGACTCCGAGGCTCTCCAACTGCGCATCCCCGTGGGCATGGAGGGCCGGGGCCTCGACGCTCCACCACCTGAGCTTGCCGTCCCGACATGGCGTGTGGTCCTGCCCTTGCTGTCCTACCTCCTCGCGGCAGTTGCGTGTGGATTCGCCGCCGGCGTCACAGACGGGCCATACGTCATCCCACCGATCCTCATCTCGTGCGCTCTGGTATGGCCTGTGGGCCGTGAGTTGACCCGCCGCCGTGAGGCCCGCCCCTTGGCCGTGCAGCTCGCGTGGGGTGCGATCGCCGCGGGACCGCTGGCGGCGTCCGGCTACCTACTCTCCGTCGTCTCGCCCGCTACGCCGGCCGAGGCCGCGCGCATGGCCTTGTATGCCGTGGTCGGACTCGCCATGCTCGCCCTGGTCCTCTATGGCCTTGCCTACGCGTTCGTGCATTCCTGGCTCAGCCGCAACGCCAACTGGGCAGTGCCGGCATTGGTCCCCGCTCTCGCGCTCAGCCTGCCCTGGTTCGGAGGGCTGCTGCACACGATGTATCTCAGGTACGGGTTCGGTATCCCGTCGGAAGCGATCCATGTGTCGGTGTATTGGTCGTACGCCACTTCACTCAAACCGGTCGGCATCGCCGTCGGCCTCGCCCTGCTGGTCCTGTCTTTCGCCGGGTGGATGCGTCACTACCACCAGTGGGTCAACGCTCAGGGGATGGTACGGGTCGGCGTTCCGCTCATGAGCCTCTTCGTCGTGGGTATGACGCTGACCGCAGGTCTCCTCGGAGCGCAGGTTGCGGCCTCCCGTGCGCAGGCTGCCGCGGCATCCGGCCGTAACCCGGCCCCGTACTACGGAGTCCAGGGCGCCCTCGTGTGTGTGAAACCGCTGAACAAGGACATCCCTGTCTTCAACGGACCGCTTGCGTCCGGCCGTCCGCTGCTGACGTTCGGCCCGTCCGGCGACCGGGTCTGGCTGTGGGACCCTCAGCGCGGCAAACCCTTGTCGGTGCGGCTGGAGGACGTGGTGGTGACGGAGAAGTCGGCGCGGGCGTGCGGCTGAGGTCACCCCCTCGACCCGGACCCGGTGGAGCGCGCGGTGTGCGCGCTCCACCGGGTCCGACGCCGAGTGAGCCCAGGCGTCAGCCGACCATCCCCCTGACGTTCTCCAGCATCGCCTGGAGCACGTACGGCGGGTCCGTCACAGCAGTGCGGGCCGCCTCCCGATACGTGGCCGCGTTCTTGTCCGACGCACCCTCGCCCGCGTCGATCAGTTGCTGCTTCCGCTCTCCCCAGGAGTGCCAACTCTCCCCGAGATACGTCTCCAGGTTGTCCTCGAACACCGTGTGCGTGTCGGCCGAACCCGTTCCCGGCCACGGTGACCGGGACTCCCCCAGGTAGCCGAGCAGGTCGGCGTTGCTCCCCGAGATCTTGCGCGCTTGCTGCTCGAAGGCGGCCTCCTTCTCCCTCCGCTTCTCCACCGCAAGGTGCCGAAC harbors:
- a CDS encoding PIN-like domain-containing protein, with translation MRSSMGYKDNPEGRTTGRGIFDCDGAHRTPLRSDYERVFQSGMVVLDTNVLLNLYRSNVRTRQDTFAVLSKLRDRLWVPHQVLTEFWRNRELKSIRHHHSTRAKETSLALDKARRSAHDAVDRWMKDVRLKQDEGVTLRIDAGLKTLAEAIDGLREIIDAQAERDALLGTAETHSDPVLAELEPLLQGRIGEPLPTDEYDKAVQAAQKRADEEIPPGYEDFKTKPPERAAGDYLLWVQLLKEAQNHEGDVLLVTGDVKKDWWHPRDGDIPARPRAELLVELREHAGAQLYMLTPAELLTWAEELLDGLDVDKDSVDDLEQLREADREDTTVETGWTRQSLGTFVEHLRVRYPAHAKVIIAAAANGGFVDRATVYDLAGYPDDRQLKGFTRPISTVARELEDQGLLTGEESFLLHTIYGSATEPSWATGFRIPDEAVPILLETFVEPGRSSHPPKGDGDPGDGSRPSETERP